Proteins encoded together in one Mycoplasma miroungirhinis window:
- a CDS encoding ABC transporter permease, with product MIRLLKEAFRSLWKNKTTVIGLSILIFITCGLFTLLFDIKKSYTSTLSSYKTVSQMQDLTVNLDVNPNGEVPNGGYNQVNEQGLIDTKPVIYTPDSSIKSYKQSTKNLSIPETELNFLNIRNFSLNNKSLINQDTYIDSSIFQNWFFDHQKNRGIAIFDMQNGSFELTNDITLPIYSKSQDNYSKISHNVVVNKTNIFNFDKEYKLQDIATVINTPTGATHFKLDDYLVKPLDLFLNPLTHQASFDTHKLELWSQDGDVIVISGENVLKQLGFEKNQNDKFYFSDSNNAKDLHFQDNKLTKQNIDKNVLIENQFSLRNYLTSQNISEINSKSYENFTFNKGIKYKFPLNWIQNIEVETEFEKRLFKLNWDFNTEINASNWKGSYLSYISKIYSENNNQIPDDIKEFGFWTKSTKTRWYLQTNSPSDWNIVKEPIAFEDLDVILSLKNNQPTSTDKDTIAEIEKFNPQWNQVQIKDKFNEISNTNLLQLKRNEIAQGANNVAKQAIISKVLNKVGEENVGLRQSLTVETINEGDSKKNIFHFINTGDSNNSIRGVKQNVGKLYNEATEPTILNKTDSRKNIDEYLLIPDKNFPNRKTKLPSEYAQNIVEYIFKGYTPDPNYLDTDIRFEPFYNYYPGTQIPYLTNAKILLLTSEDEDNNTIQYAVTKNETTSKKGEDKYLILVKKEINNEIYWTRLLIPEQDNSLTATELDNFLTQHRLTIKAKIGKEGWAKIDSDYKNSIYLPINYGSVDNAAIIDITQNNKINILIKQIRQTILKTDLANLFTKEQLDKILTAGQIAVEKNQLHNLLASGKTNQVIIKVVIFDWLYELSKATEKTDEKLINFNINTFWKSIVDNFINYIKNKYTYDNNKIRTHEEQKTYLKHELDKLEELLMNITGSKNPFFNNLILGFKISNIIDYIKDYDKFLDSIGSILTSIDLLKFSTLGREWYIQHPYKPYLNANADYYVLSSDEITSFLLRSIDEYKIKTALSNLINQIDFKVLLNPDSQLSIYQKILSTAKDANKPLSNSEQTRLISLFNKLNGYKDNTKAFDNINEALILLINSFSLQTFNKNLVHFLEKSEQKQPVIANAVLFTNNYIKQLKPSNWIASFISALAQDKTSTSNILGKVKTLQDTIKLLANLSSKTQKAAGLYIPANDEEKISFADLGNLGLIRFPKSETNIITNDNIDQYDVNKILSLKQKIDNVITSNKKLIKFSIEESSFLKNVILVNNNEFENLSQISTKLNNYLDLISKLSIKNYQNDLEPYNLNFQEDTNIAIATYGDLAYHSALFNPKSQNTEFNDVLHFLYNQIKPILGNFITKDANGFIGQELNLYAFWIKLTYELKTSIPNITLDEIKKIVLAIFNFMQNSNVAQLLRQYENVDNQIPSYNSILGSDLNNYATILKISKGLANNITSTKEFTNSHLLDILKQDLTKNNLNIYWNDINSWLDKNIYQFVLMMSMLNESSLMPTFYKESQEIFVNNFINAPQDSILDSLITNDYVLSVLYKNVLSYSQLSKQISILGINPIIINPYMALSFPQVLLYTAISHEENEGNIGHLVTQLSRDLETIDIDDLDKLISPIYDSLVQTQELSDSGDKNITLDISYFTWLKNKFILSDKNDQTIFGLNTNKIFEQLLFSLISTNYVNNLIAYNDTSAYLAKINYAYAQKNNKEVYTGNIDEYLQDPFKMAVFINTLDDKYKIKINSVEYLIIGIDITADYLYPVINEENLQVDTSKQSLVYVNSKGFDRIKSAYPTLALKDYLLVQQGDFKATELKQEFSDFIASIATNITNKVFLANELDPINPEISIRITLVQKIIHSIGNVQVFSLIILITLVSMSVYFIIRRYINDRNKVIGILRSQGYRASEISFAFSSFVWPSTIVGSILGYTLGHFIQPIAFRVFSSYWTLPTTIVSFNWLTLVNTFIVPFAFLSILIFLITMFSIRIKAIEQMSGLSELSVGKISQKIAILFRVLPIKSRFIAMLTLNNFWKLFSLFISFSITSLITMFSLSSLNVFQKSIQRTYQNRNYKFKLDLETPTVEGGSYITYNKNSLNDLLYVPDDLSSSSQVSDKNQTDYNSPFYFKPGYSFNTDIINKPFSPTVLTKSSLDILLDTSVEISPWDVTFASLPETQKARIIQIFQQVSAKMFNTQNLHYINSDQTTFDPFNLNYEKLYATQTQDPNSPKTSFFTFNREDSLVKGIKNASSLGQFLFVEYDAFNDFYKKPAAIKTDKVRSLYRNFLIDAYKKIDQNDFFISFGGIIWNNNTNEKYSYAKTSINDQNINIYGYKKDSKFIDLRDVKNKDLKELLYKNFPSDQPLPDNLDNVVLPLVINNVVSKKWNLKEGSIVQLNIENHVDRFIDQILNINNNNHTYTFKVIGINETYINNELITTKEIIDKITGLDTLSNWVKKQRQNELDILIKFNPNKVSEYTQWFNNEYEGFNGILSNDDAPEQTINTLTTYSSSGYWGAVQTYNANVADDKSITDFFKKIFVGQGRTDPMFEFTVYSYNQTHNNNFDWKQKLKEFLNVTNDDYKTWGDQSLVNEPIEPEIKKNMINAINKLYGAEDSIYGKDILYVASQSVNSKDIEAGFISGIASTITNITLAFIIISFIVSIIILIMITNSMINSNRESVATFSILGYSNKEKVYLFFSNYIPIILFASLLMIPITFILMTSFNAFMLATSQMVLPLYLFQSTILISILVSLLVFGITSIFAWISLNKIKPVYLLKGK from the coding sequence GTGATTAGATTATTAAAAGAAGCTTTTAGATCGCTTTGAAAAAATAAAACTACAGTAATTGGTTTAAGTATTTTAATTTTTATTACATGTGGTTTATTTACTTTATTATTTGATATTAAAAAAAGCTATACATCAACACTTTCAAGTTATAAAACTGTTTCACAAATGCAAGATTTAACAGTTAATTTAGACGTTAATCCTAATGGAGAAGTTCCTAACGGTGGTTATAATCAAGTTAATGAACAAGGTTTAATAGATACAAAACCTGTTATTTATACACCAGATTCTTCAATAAAATCATATAAACAAAGTACAAAAAATTTAAGTATTCCAGAAACTGAATTAAATTTTTTAAATATTAGAAATTTTAGTTTAAATAATAAATCTCTAATAAATCAAGATACTTATATTGATAGTAGTATTTTCCAAAATTGATTTTTTGATCATCAAAAAAATAGAGGTATAGCCATTTTTGATATGCAAAATGGTTCTTTTGAACTAACTAATGACATTACACTTCCTATTTATTCTAAATCACAAGATAATTATTCAAAGATATCACATAATGTTGTTGTTAATAAAACAAATATTTTTAACTTTGATAAAGAATATAAGTTACAAGATATTGCTACTGTTATTAATACTCCAACTGGAGCAACACATTTTAAATTAGATGATTATTTAGTTAAGCCACTAGATTTATTTTTAAATCCTCTAACTCATCAAGCATCATTTGATACTCATAAACTGGAATTATGAAGTCAAGATGGTGATGTTATTGTTATTTCTGGTGAAAATGTTTTAAAACAATTAGGTTTTGAAAAAAATCAAAATGATAAATTTTATTTTTCTGATTCTAATAATGCAAAAGACTTACATTTTCAAGATAATAAATTAACTAAACAAAATATAGATAAAAATGTATTAATAGAAAATCAATTTTCATTAAGAAATTATTTAACGTCTCAAAATATTAGTGAAATTAATTCAAAAAGTTATGAAAATTTTACTTTTAATAAAGGTATTAAGTATAAATTCCCTTTAAATTGAATTCAAAATATTGAAGTTGAAACAGAATTTGAAAAAAGATTATTTAAATTAAATTGAGACTTTAATACTGAAATTAATGCTTCTAATTGAAAAGGTAGTTATTTAAGTTATATATCAAAAATTTATTCTGAAAATAATAATCAAATTCCAGATGATATTAAAGAATTTGGATTTTGAACAAAATCAACAAAAACTAGATGATATTTACAAACAAACTCACCGAGCGACTGAAATATAGTAAAAGAACCGATTGCATTTGAAGATTTAGATGTAATTTTATCACTGAAAAATAATCAACCTACTTCAACAGATAAAGATACAATAGCAGAAATTGAAAAATTTAATCCACAGTGAAATCAAGTACAAATAAAAGATAAATTTAATGAAATTTCAAATACTAATTTACTTCAATTAAAACGGAATGAAATTGCACAAGGTGCAAATAATGTTGCAAAACAAGCCATTATATCCAAAGTCTTAAACAAAGTTGGAGAAGAAAATGTTGGGTTAAGACAATCTTTAACAGTTGAAACAATTAATGAAGGTGATTCAAAGAAAAATATTTTCCATTTTATAAATACTGGTGATTCTAATAATTCCATTCGTGGTGTTAAACAAAATGTTGGTAAATTGTATAATGAAGCTACAGAACCAACCATTTTAAATAAAACAGATAGTAGAAAAAATATTGATGAATATTTATTAATTCCAGATAAAAATTTCCCCAATAGAAAAACAAAATTACCTTCAGAATACGCCCAAAATATAGTAGAATACATTTTTAAAGGGTATACACCAGATCCAAATTATTTAGATACAGATATTAGATTTGAACCTTTTTATAATTACTATCCTGGAACACAAATTCCATATTTAACTAACGCAAAAATTCTTTTATTAACTTCTGAAGATGAAGATAATAACACCATTCAGTATGCTGTGACAAAAAATGAAACAACTTCTAAAAAAGGTGAAGATAAATATTTAATTCTTGTGAAAAAAGAAATCAATAATGAAATATATTGAACAAGATTATTAATACCTGAACAAGATAATAGTTTAACAGCAACAGAATTAGATAATTTTTTAACTCAACATAGATTAACCATAAAAGCCAAAATAGGTAAAGAAGGTTGAGCTAAAATAGATTCTGATTATAAAAATAGTATTTATTTACCAATTAATTATGGTTCTGTTGATAATGCAGCAATAATTGACATTACTCAAAACAATAAAATTAATATTTTAATTAAACAAATTAGACAAACAATTTTAAAAACAGATTTAGCTAATTTATTTACAAAAGAACAATTAGATAAAATTTTAACAGCAGGTCAAATTGCTGTTGAAAAAAATCAACTTCATAATCTATTAGCTTCTGGAAAAACAAATCAAGTTATTATTAAAGTGGTTATATTTGATTGACTTTATGAATTGTCAAAAGCAACGGAAAAAACAGATGAAAAATTAATTAATTTTAATATTAATACTTTCTGAAAATCAATTGTAGATAATTTCATAAACTATATTAAAAATAAATATACTTATGATAATAACAAAATAAGAACACACGAAGAACAAAAAACTTATCTAAAACACGAATTAGATAAATTAGAAGAGTTATTAATGAACATTACAGGTTCAAAAAATCCTTTTTTTAACAACTTAATTTTAGGTTTTAAAATTTCTAACATTATTGACTATATTAAAGACTATGATAAGTTTTTAGATTCTATTGGTTCTATACTAACTTCAATTGATCTATTAAAATTTTCAACATTAGGTAGAGAATGATATATACAACATCCTTACAAACCTTATTTAAATGCAAATGCAGATTATTATGTACTTAGTTCAGATGAAATTACTTCTTTTTTATTGAGAAGCATTGATGAATATAAGATAAAGACCGCTTTAAGTAATTTAATAAATCAAATTGATTTTAAAGTATTATTAAACCCTGATAGTCAATTAAGCATTTATCAAAAAATATTAAGTACAGCTAAAGATGCAAATAAACCTTTATCAAATTCTGAACAAACTAGATTAATATCACTATTTAATAAATTGAATGGTTATAAAGATAATACCAAAGCATTTGATAATATTAATGAAGCATTAATACTTTTAATTAATTCTTTTTCATTACAAACCTTTAATAAAAATTTAGTTCACTTTTTAGAAAAAAGTGAACAAAAACAACCTGTTATTGCTAATGCTGTACTATTTACTAATAATTATATTAAGCAACTAAAACCATCTAATTGAATTGCTAGTTTTATTAGTGCATTAGCACAAGATAAAACAAGTACTTCTAATATTTTAGGAAAAGTTAAAACATTACAAGACACAATCAAGTTATTAGCTAATTTATCATCTAAAACTCAAAAAGCAGCAGGTTTATATATACCTGCTAATGATGAAGAAAAAATATCATTTGCAGATTTAGGTAATTTAGGATTAATTAGATTTCCTAAATCAGAAACCAACATTATTACAAATGACAACATTGATCAATATGATGTAAACAAAATTTTATCTTTAAAACAAAAAATAGATAATGTAATTACTTCAAATAAAAAACTTATAAAATTCAGCATTGAAGAATCTAGTTTTTTAAAAAATGTGATTTTAGTTAATAATAATGAATTTGAAAATTTATCTCAAATATCAACAAAGTTAAACAACTATTTAGACTTAATTTCCAAATTATCAATTAAAAACTATCAAAATGATTTAGAACCATATAATTTAAATTTTCAAGAAGATACAAATATTGCTATTGCAACATATGGTGATTTAGCTTATCACTCAGCATTATTTAATCCAAAGTCACAAAATACTGAATTTAATGATGTTTTACATTTCTTATACAATCAAATTAAGCCTATTTTAGGTAATTTCATCACTAAAGATGCAAATGGTTTTATTGGTCAAGAACTAAATTTATATGCTTTTTGAATTAAATTAACTTATGAATTGAAAACATCAATTCCAAATATTACATTAGATGAAATTAAAAAAATTGTTTTAGCTATTTTTAATTTCATGCAAAATTCTAATGTTGCTCAACTACTAAGACAATATGAAAATGTGGATAATCAAATTCCATCATATAATTCCATTTTAGGTAGTGATTTAAACAATTATGCAACAATATTAAAAATAAGTAAAGGTTTAGCAAATAATATTACTTCGACAAAAGAATTTACAAACTCTCATTTATTAGATATTTTAAAACAAGATTTGACTAAAAACAATTTAAATATTTATTGAAATGACATTAATAGTTGACTTGATAAAAATATTTATCAATTTGTTTTAATGATGAGTATGTTAAATGAATCTTCATTAATGCCTACTTTTTACAAAGAATCTCAAGAAATATTTGTTAATAATTTTATAAATGCGCCTCAAGATTCAATATTAGATTCATTAATAACAAATGATTATGTTTTATCAGTTTTATATAAGAATGTTCTAAGTTATTCTCAATTATCAAAACAAATAAGTATATTAGGTATAAATCCTATTATTATAAATCCTTATATGGCTCTTAGTTTTCCACAAGTACTTTTATATACTGCTATTTCCCATGAAGAAAATGAAGGTAATATAGGTCATTTAGTAACACAACTATCAAGAGATTTAGAAACAATTGATATTGATGATTTAGATAAATTAATTAGTCCTATCTACGACTCGCTAGTTCAAACCCAAGAATTATCGGATTCAGGTGATAAAAACATCACATTAGATATTTCATATTTTACTTGATTAAAAAATAAATTTATTTTAAGTGACAAAAATGATCAAACAATTTTTGGTCTAAATACAAATAAAATTTTTGAACAATTGTTATTTTCATTAATTTCAACAAACTACGTAAATAACTTAATTGCATACAATGATACATCTGCATATTTAGCAAAAATTAATTATGCATATGCTCAAAAAAACAATAAAGAAGTTTATACTGGTAATATAGATGAATATTTACAAGACCCATTTAAAATGGCTGTATTTATAAACACACTTGATGATAAATATAAAATCAAAATTAATTCAGTTGAATATTTAATTATTGGTATTGATATTACAGCAGATTACTTATATCCAGTGATTAATGAAGAAAATTTACAAGTAGATACTTCCAAACAATCTCTTGTATATGTAAATAGTAAAGGTTTTGATAGAATTAAAAGTGCTTATCCTACTTTAGCCTTAAAAGATTATTTATTAGTGCAACAAGGAGATTTTAAAGCAACTGAATTAAAACAAGAATTTTCTGATTTTATTGCTTCTATTGCAACTAATATAACTAATAAAGTGTTTTTAGCAAATGAATTAGATCCAATTAATCCTGAAATTTCTATTAGAATTACTTTGGTACAAAAAATTATTCATTCTATTGGTAACGTACAAGTATTTAGTTTAATTATTTTAATTACATTAGTTTCTATGTCTGTATATTTTATTATTAGAAGATATATAAATGATAGAAATAAAGTTATAGGTATATTACGTTCACAAGGATATAGAGCTAGTGAAATTTCATTTGCATTTAGTTCTTTTGTTTGACCAAGTACTATCGTAGGTTCAATTTTAGGTTATACATTAGGTCATTTTATTCAACCTATTGCATTTAGAGTATTTTCTAGTTATTGAACATTACCTACTACAATCGTTTCGTTTAACTGATTAACGTTAGTAAATACATTTATTGTTCCATTTGCATTTTTATCAATATTAATATTTTTAATTACAATGTTTAGTATAAGAATAAAAGCCATTGAACAAATGTCTGGATTAAGTGAATTAAGTGTCGGAAAAATATCACAAAAAATTGCTATATTATTTAGAGTCTTACCAATTAAAAGTAGATTTATTGCAATGTTAACTTTAAATAACTTTTGAAAATTATTTAGTTTATTTATCAGTTTTTCAATTACTTCATTAATCACAATGTTTAGTTTAAGTAGTTTAAATGTCTTCCAAAAATCAATTCAAAGAACATATCAAAATAGAAATTATAAATTTAAATTAGATTTAGAGACACCAACTGTTGAAGGTGGATCTTACATTACATATAATAAAAATTCTTTAAATGATTTATTATATGTACCTGATGATTTGAGTTCATCAAGTCAAGTCAGTGATAAAAATCAAACAGACTATAATTCACCGTTTTATTTCAAACCTGGTTATAGTTTTAATACAGATATTATTAATAAACCATTTTCACCTACTGTTTTAACTAAATCATCCTTAGATATTTTATTAGATACTTCAGTAGAAATATCACCTTGAGATGTTACTTTTGCTAGTTTACCTGAGACTCAAAAAGCCAGAATCATTCAAATTTTTCAACAAGTATCTGCAAAAATGTTTAATACTCAAAATTTACATTATATAAATAGCGATCAAACCACTTTTGATCCTTTCAACCTAAATTATGAAAAACTTTATGCAACTCAAACTCAAGATCCAAATTCTCCAAAAACCAGTTTCTTTACATTTAATCGAGAAGATAGTCTTGTAAAAGGGATAAAAAATGCTTCTTCATTAGGTCAATTCTTATTTGTAGAATATGATGCATTTAATGATTTTTATAAAAAACCTGCAGCTATTAAAACAGATAAAGTTAGAAGTTTATATAGAAATTTCTTAATTGATGCTTATAAAAAAATAGATCAAAATGATTTCTTTATTAGTTTTGGCGGAATCATTTGAAACAATAATACAAATGAAAAATATTCATATGCTAAAACATCAATAAACGATCAAAATATCAATATATATGGTTATAAAAAAGATTCTAAATTTATTGATTTAAGAGATGTAAAAAATAAGGATTTAAAAGAACTTTTATATAAAAATTTCCCAAGTGACCAACCATTACCAGATAATTTAGATAATGTAGTATTGCCTTTAGTTATTAATAATGTTGTATCTAAAAAATGAAATTTAAAAGAAGGATCTATTGTTCAATTAAATATTGAAAACCATGTGGATAGATTTATAGATCAAATATTAAATATTAATAATAACAATCACACTTATACATTTAAAGTTATTGGTATTAATGAAACTTATATCAATAATGAATTAATTACAACAAAAGAAATTATTGATAAAATAACAGGATTAGATACCCTTTCTAATTGAGTGAAAAAACAAAGACAAAATGAATTAGATATTTTAATTAAATTTAATCCAAATAAAGTTTCAGAATATACTCAATGATTTAATAATGAATATGAAGGATTTAATGGTATTTTAAGTAATGATGATGCACCTGAACAAACTATTAATACTTTAACAACATATTCATCAAGTGGATATTGAGGAGCAGTACAAACTTATAATGCAAATGTTGCTGATGATAAATCAATTACTGATTTCTTTAAAAAAATATTTGTAGGCCAAGGTCGAACTGATCCTATGTTTGAATTTACAGTATATTCATATAATCAAACACATAATAATAACTTTGATTGAAAACAAAAACTAAAAGAATTTTTAAATGTAACTAATGATGATTATAAAACCTGAGGAGATCAATCATTAGTTAATGAACCTATTGAGCCTGAAATTAAGAAAAATATGATTAATGCAATTAACAAGTTATATGGTGCAGAAGATTCTATTTATGGTAAAGATATATTATATGTTGCATCACAAAGTGTTAACTCAAAAGATATTGAAGCTGGATTTATTAGTGGTATTGCATCAACAATAACTAACATAACATTAGCATTTATTATAATTAGTTTCATTGTATCAATTATCATTTTAATTATGATTACAAATTCAATGATTAATTCAAACCGTGAATCTGTTGCTACATTTAGTATATTAGGATACTCAAATAAAGAAAAAGTTTATTTATTCTTCTCCAATTACATTCCAATTATCTTATTTGCTTCATTATTAATGATTCCAATTACATTTATCTTAATGACTTCATTTAATGCATTTATGCTTGCAACTAGTCAGATGGTATTACCACTATATTTATTCCAATCAACGATTTTAATTAGTATTTTAGTATCATTATTAGTATTTGGAATAACCTCTATATTTGCATGAATAAGTTTAAATAAAATTAAACCTGTTTACTTGCTGAAAGGAAAATAA
- the tpx gene encoding thiol peroxidase encodes MKITFKGNEMHLMGQQLKVGDKFPSFKAVDLNLADFNSQDIAGQKRLIFSIPSIDTGVCELETTKFMHDFKNKPFPVVVISYDTPFAFSRWCAAKENTKVTTLSEFKYNDFSAKTGTKIEELGLLTRAVFVVNENDIIEHVEYVQEVSSEPDYQAVLKFF; translated from the coding sequence ATGAAAATAACTTTTAAAGGAAATGAAATGCATTTAATGGGACAACAATTAAAAGTGGGAGATAAATTTCCTAGCTTTAAAGCTGTTGATCTTAATTTAGCTGATTTTAATTCACAAGATATTGCAGGACAAAAAAGATTAATTTTTTCTATACCATCTATTGACACCGGTGTTTGTGAATTGGAAACTACAAAATTTATGCATGATTTTAAAAATAAACCTTTTCCTGTTGTTGTAATAAGCTATGATACACCATTTGCATTTTCACGTTGATGTGCGGCCAAAGAAAATACTAAAGTTACAACATTAAGCGAATTTAAATATAATGATTTTTCAGCCAAAACAGGAACTAAAATTGAAGAACTTGGATTATTAACTAGAGCAGTATTTGTCGTAAATGAAAATGATATTATTGAACATGTTGAATACGTACAAGAAGTGTCTAGTGAACCAGATTATCAAGCTGTTTTAAAATTCTTTTAG
- a CDS encoding ABC transporter ATP-binding protein, with protein sequence MFKKIKKNKSIQPETLQNKTTTNETSLSLNEIKKISKANNKPRPKDKFASEKNSPGVIIEVKNVTKTYLSGNLATEVLKGVSFKINRGEIAVLFGKSGSGKSTLLNLISGLDRTTTGQIIVNDVALPYLSNAKQTLFRRENISFIFQNYNLLQNLNSYDNVETGSYLQKNKQKQMNIKQLFADFDLSDCMYKYPSQMSGGQQQRVSILRALAKNSEIIVADEPTGALDEKTSKLVQNILLDINAKYNSTIVIVSHDPDIAAIADKVIYLELGKIKEIKTKDKTRREN encoded by the coding sequence ATGTTTAAGAAAATTAAAAAAAATAAGTCAATTCAACCTGAAACACTACAAAATAAGACAACGACTAATGAAACATCATTATCATTAAATGAAATTAAAAAAATTTCCAAAGCAAATAATAAACCTAGACCAAAAGATAAATTTGCTTCAGAAAAAAATTCTCCAGGTGTAATCATTGAAGTAAAAAATGTTACTAAAACTTATTTATCAGGAAATTTAGCAACTGAAGTATTAAAAGGCGTTAGTTTTAAAATCAATCGAGGAGAAATTGCAGTTTTATTTGGTAAAAGTGGTTCAGGAAAATCAACATTATTAAACTTAATTAGTGGTTTAGACCGAACAACAACAGGTCAAATTATCGTCAATGATGTTGCATTACCTTATTTATCTAATGCCAAACAAACTTTATTTCGAAGAGAAAATATTTCTTTTATTTTTCAAAACTATAATTTACTTCAAAACTTAAATTCATACGATAACGTAGAAACAGGTTCGTATTTACAAAAAAATAAACAAAAACAAATGAATATTAAACAATTATTTGCTGATTTTGATTTAAGTGATTGTATGTATAAATATCCTTCTCAAATGTCTGGAGGTCAACAACAACGTGTTTCTATTTTAAGAGCACTTGCTAAAAACTCAGAAATTATTGTAGCTGATGAACCTACAGGGGCTTTAGATGAAAAAACATCAAAATTAGTACAAAACATTCTTTTGGACATTAATGCAAAATATAATTCTACAATAGTTATAGTTTCTCATGATCCCGATATTGCAGCAATTGCAGATAAGGTTATTTATTTAGAATTAGGAAAAATCAAAGAAATTAAAACTAAAGATAAAACTAGAAGAGAAAACTAA